One window of the Rhipicephalus microplus isolate Deutch F79 chromosome 2, USDA_Rmic, whole genome shotgun sequence genome contains the following:
- the LOC142774900 gene encoding protein pinocchio-like: MATGVLVGYPSLALHEARPTTLKKDGSLLHSTLDPMLVALSHNSVACCWEQNNCWDSIEDLAEEELLVQEADAVTLEGLKSLYNSCFTCGVSWAEEQASLDCAECEGYALHRPCVQCNGSCGGISSRDLVASHKLRRSQWIGECEKPPQDAAVAESKDS, from the exons ATGGCCACCGGAGTGCTAGTGGGCTACCCTTCCCTGGCACTTCACGAAGCGCGCCCCACTACCttaaagaaag ACGGGTCCCTACTGCATTCGACGTTAGACCCCATGCTGGTGGCACTGTCGCACAACTCTGTGGCTTGCTGCTGGGAGCAGAATAACTGCTGGGACAGCATAGAGGACTTGGCAGAGGAAGAGCTTCTGGTACAGGAGGCCGATGCCGTCACATTGGAGGGCCTCAAGAGCCTCTACAACTCCTGCTTCAC GTGTGGAGTGAGCTGGGCTGAGGAACAGGCTTCTCTCGATTGTGCCGAGTGTGAAGGCTACGCCCTGCACCGCCCTTGCGTCCAGTGCAATGGCAGCTGCGGTGGAATCTCGAGCAGGGACTTGGTCGCT TCCCACAAGCTGAGGCGCTCCCAGTGGATTGGCGAGTGTGAGAAGCCACCTCAAGATGCTGCGGTTGCAGAAAGCAAAGACTCGTGA